From one Silene latifolia isolate original U9 population unplaced genomic scaffold, ASM4854445v1 scaffold_70, whole genome shotgun sequence genomic stretch:
- the LOC141640006 gene encoding uncharacterized protein LOC141640006 codes for MGAMLAQTVDKEERAICNISKKFLDYELKDPTKYLFEKPVVNERMSRWTLMLSEFDLKYVPLRMIKGRAVANFLADIPIEETEVIDPWSFPNESVVHVENDVWDLYFDEASNYMGYGVGVLLISPTGEHVPVSIKLDFNVTNNAAEYEACFLGLPSALDWGVKKLIVHGDSSLMINQVDGSWKIRSQRLAPYQTRIEELAKYLEDIRYVHLPREENQFADAFSKLAALINIPNHIDSIQHMSNEYRHLPM; via the exons AtgggggctatgttagcccaaacagttgacaaagaagaaagagctatttgcAACATCAGTAAAAAGTTTTTAGACTATGAATTAAA GGATCCGACcaagtacttgtttgaaaaaccagtggTAAATGAAAGAATGTCGAGATGGACCCTCATGTTAtcagagtttgatctcaaatatgtacctttaAGGATgatcaagggaagggcggttgccaATTTCCTCGCCGATATTCCGATCGAAGAAACAGAAGTCATTGACCCCTGGTCGTTTCCCAACGAAAGTGTGGTACACGtcgagaatgacgtatgggatttGTATTTTGATGAAGCATCGAACTATATGGGATATGGAGTAGGTGTACTTCTTATCTCACCAACGGGTGAACACGTGCCCGTGTCCATCAAATTAGATTTTAACGTCACTAACAACGCCGCGGAATATGAAGCATGTTTTCTTGGTTTACCCAGTGCTCTAGACTGGGGTGTGAAAAAGTTGATAGTTCATGGAGATTCGTCCCTTATGATCAATCAAGTGGATGGGTCATGGAAAATTAGAAGTCAACGTTTAGCCCCGTATCAAACCAGAATCGAAGAATTGGCAAAATACTTAGAAGACATTCGATATGTTCACCTCCCGAGAGaggaaaaccaatttgcagaTGCATTCTCCAAGTTAGCAGCTTTGATCAACATTCCCAACCACATAGACAGTATTCAACATATGTCGAACGAATATCGTCACCTGCCTATGTAA